The following coding sequences lie in one Desulfurococcus sp. genomic window:
- a CDS encoding phosphoesterase: MSKATSGGDLVSVLTKEKKIRIVPDTSLDSLIAASILLKTLREHNKSPRVSLDPKLLLDDRDEPSILLNLPPVSGSRQVSLVFTGESSITGIIASLLDDLFVIEWWDKVLAIIAGLYRNLYVFREGKFKGVEDRILRELISSKKLVEVPSMLRAWGVDRLGLARSLKRTLIPFMPGLTGNIEPIKEITQRIFKRNPEELRVLDASNEKEMILLLEFLRELARVLNVNVGELSNKLLGDFIVSSEVFEGLKLQLSEAMGALLVFNSLEKRNPLYVIGVSVDSSLIPSMLTVYEEHIEEASSLLGITIPKWLADRSEYIDVEEFFERPGIVADILGNLNALPQGRPVLILHEGVKVTELRELLRIGVKPEDAYARCDEVQLCVVK; encoded by the coding sequence TTGAGTAAGGCTACCAGTGGAGGAGACTTGGTCTCAGTGCTAACTAAGGAGAAGAAGATAAGGATAGTGCCCGATACGTCGCTCGACTCTCTGATTGCTGCAAGCATTCTCTTGAAGACTCTTAGAGAGCATAATAAGTCGCCTAGGGTTTCCCTGGATCCCAAGTTGCTCCTAGATGACAGGGATGAACCATCAATTCTCTTGAATCTACCGCCTGTCAGCGGGAGCAGGCAGGTCTCGCTAGTTTTTACGGGGGAGAGCTCTATTACAGGTATTATTGCCAGCTTGCTCGACGACTTATTTGTGATCGAGTGGTGGGATAAAGTACTAGCTATAATTGCTGGCTTATACAGGAATCTATACGTCTTTAGGGAAGGTAAGTTCAAGGGTGTTGAAGACAGGATTCTAAGAGAGCTGATTAGCAGTAAAAAGCTTGTAGAAGTCCCGTCAATGCTGAGGGCGTGGGGAGTTGATAGACTAGGGTTAGCGCGCTCGCTTAAAAGAACTCTTATTCCATTCATGCCTGGCTTAACAGGTAATATTGAACCCATAAAAGAGATCACCCAGAGGATCTTCAAGAGGAATCCCGAGGAGCTCAGGGTGCTTGATGCCTCCAACGAGAAGGAGATGATACTGCTACTTGAGTTTCTGCGAGAGCTGGCTAGAGTCCTAAACGTGAATGTAGGAGAGCTTTCAAACAAGCTGCTAGGCGACTTCATAGTATCCAGCGAGGTCTTCGAGGGTTTAAAGCTACAGTTAAGTGAAGCTATGGGAGCCCTCTTAGTCTTCAACAGCTTAGAGAAACGCAACCCACTATATGTTATCGGGGTCAGTGTTGATTCAAGCTTAATACCCTCCATGCTTACAGTCTACGAAGAACACATTGAGGAAGCATCTAGCTTGCTCGGAATAACAATACCGAAGTGGCTGGCTGATAGAAGCGAGTATATTGATGTAGAAGAGTTCTTCGAGAGACCGGGGATAGTTGCAGATATCCTAGGTAATCTTAACGCTCTACCACAGGGAAGGCCCGTTCTAATACTACATGAAGGAGTAAAGGTGACAGAGCTGAGAGAGCTCTTGAGAATCGGTGTTAAACCAGAAGATGCTTACGCTAGGTGCGATGAGGTGCAGTTATGCGTAGTAAAGTAG
- a CDS encoding sugar phosphate nucleotidyltransferase, translated as MKAVILAAGNGVRLKPVTETRPKPLVPVLCKPLLLWHLERLASVREIDEVVIVVGYMDTAIRTLVESYKHPFKVRFVKQEKPLGTGDAVIKGIEGLDHDEDVVIVYSDIYSSVNVIPEIARIEGSVLVAAEVSDPEKYGVIVEENGFLKTIVEKPLQPPSRLVNSGIYKLKVRDIVENSDIQPSPRGELEFTDIVNNMSRRGIRVRVAKLPESTWIDVGRPWHIIEANKMALKELKGRIIKGSIVEPVYITGDVYIGEDAVVKPFTIIEGPAYIDRNVELGPSARIRPWTVVCSGSKIGFSVEVKESVILENVKAKHLAYIGDSIICEEVNIAAGTIIANLRFDRATIKMNIENHIEDTGRVKMGAVIGARASIGVNVSISPGVKIGSGAWIMPGTVVYRDVESNTIYYGSGESRNKSRD; from the coding sequence TTGAAGGCAGTTATACTAGCTGCTGGAAACGGTGTTAGACTGAAGCCTGTGACCGAGACTCGCCCCAAACCCTTAGTCCCAGTCCTCTGTAAACCCCTACTACTCTGGCATCTAGAGAGACTCGCCTCAGTTAGAGAGATAGATGAAGTTGTAATCGTTGTTGGATACATGGATACCGCTATTAGAACCCTAGTTGAAAGCTACAAGCATCCATTCAAAGTAAGGTTTGTTAAGCAGGAGAAGCCCTTAGGTACTGGAGACGCTGTTATAAAGGGGATTGAAGGCTTGGATCACGATGAGGATGTAGTTATAGTATACTCCGACATCTACTCCTCTGTAAACGTAATACCAGAGATCGCCAGAATTGAAGGAAGTGTTCTCGTCGCCGCCGAGGTAAGCGATCCAGAGAAATACGGTGTTATAGTCGAGGAGAATGGGTTCCTGAAGACCATAGTGGAAAAACCGCTTCAACCACCATCACGGTTAGTTAATAGCGGCATATACAAGTTGAAGGTGAGAGATATCGTGGAGAACAGTGATATACAGCCCAGCCCGCGAGGCGAGCTAGAGTTCACTGATATCGTAAATAACATGAGTCGAAGAGGTATTAGAGTGAGAGTAGCCAAGCTACCCGAGTCAACTTGGATAGATGTCGGCAGGCCATGGCACATTATTGAAGCTAACAAGATGGCTCTAAAGGAATTAAAAGGAAGGATCATAAAGGGATCAATCGTGGAGCCTGTATACATTACTGGAGATGTATACATAGGGGAGGATGCGGTAGTAAAACCCTTCACGATAATAGAGGGGCCGGCATACATTGATAGAAACGTTGAACTAGGCCCGAGTGCTAGGATAAGACCTTGGACCGTAGTCTGCAGCGGCTCGAAGATAGGATTCAGTGTTGAAGTCAAGGAGAGCGTGATACTAGAGAACGTAAAAGCAAAACACCTCGCCTACATAGGAGACAGCATTATATGCGAGGAGGTTAACATAGCTGCTGGGACAATCATAGCTAACCTTAGATTTGATAGAGCTACAATTAAAATGAACATAGAGAACCACATCGAGGACACGGGTAGAGTTAAAATGGGAGCTGTAATAGGGGCCCGTGCATCAATAGGAGTCAACGTATCGATCTCACCAGGCGTTAAGATTGGAAGTGGCGCCTGGATCATGCCGGGTACAGTAGTCTACAGGGATGTTGAATCTAACACCATATACTATGGTAGCGGGGAGAGTAGGAATAAAAGCCGGGATTAA
- a CDS encoding DUF2095 family protein, translating into MTRTYRIEDFKEKYPNLAREILDGEGEGDLKIIFDASYIDPWKGYLPSAIDYIRRCKTVEEALEVLDYLVKHEELSVEEGVRLRRILEEKGLEYFGRRKEDDYYYKEARKFWRTLNRLLRGNAGLEARVEEKD; encoded by the coding sequence ATGACGAGAACATACAGAATAGAGGATTTCAAAGAGAAGTACCCGAATCTAGCTAGAGAGATACTTGACGGTGAAGGCGAAGGAGACTTGAAGATAATCTTTGATGCAAGCTACATTGACCCGTGGAAGGGGTATCTACCTTCAGCAATAGACTACATAAGACGCTGTAAAACTGTAGAGGAAGCCCTAGAAGTCCTCGACTACCTTGTTAAACACGAAGAGCTGAGCGTAGAAGAGGGAGTAAGGCTTAGGAGAATTCTAGAAGAGAAAGGGTTAGAATACTTCGGGAGGAGAAAAGAGGACGACTACTACTACAAGGAGGCTAGGAAGTTCTGGAGGACACTGAATAGACTCCTCAGGGGTAATGCAGGCCTGGAAGCACGCGTCGAGGAGAAGGATTAA
- a CDS encoding KEOPS complex subunit Pcc1, with product MRSKVEDRHSCIACLTISGPREFVEAVYSSLHPDNLEAGEEIRISETISSNLYKVEVSVKGGLSSAFKTARSTISEILNLLAMLESVIEGTA from the coding sequence ATGCGTAGTAAAGTAGAAGACCGGCATTCCTGCATAGCATGCTTAACTATTAGCGGTCCTCGAGAGTTCGTTGAAGCAGTATACTCCTCACTACACCCAGATAACCTGGAGGCTGGAGAGGAGATCAGGATCTCGGAGACTATCAGCAGCAACCTGTACAAGGTTGAAGTAAGCGTCAAGGGTGGACTCTCCAGTGCCTTTAAAACAGCACGCTCTACAATCAGCGAGATACTAAACCTGCTGGCAATGCTTGAATCTGTAATTGAGGGGACTGCCTGA
- a CDS encoding 30S ribosomal protein S3ae — protein MSSGRRAVVRDKWKLKKWYDVVVPQSLGGIVVATTPADTPEKLIGRVVETTLYDITGDITQVHVKLYFQVTSVEGNKALTRFKGHELARDYIKSLVRRKSSKIQGIVDVTTKDGYKLRVTIIALTSYRCKTTQKKAIRKIMREYILKKASELTLDEFLQEILSYKISSEIAELARKIYPIRRVEVYKSKLLAAPPVSVEPKPAATPQLG, from the coding sequence ATGTCTTCAGGGCGTAGAGCTGTAGTGAGAGATAAATGGAAGCTTAAGAAGTGGTATGATGTAGTAGTCCCACAATCACTCGGCGGCATAGTAGTAGCTACAACCCCCGCCGACACCCCTGAGAAACTGATCGGGAGAGTTGTTGAGACAACACTCTACGATATAACCGGTGATATAACACAAGTCCACGTTAAATTATACTTCCAGGTCACGAGTGTGGAAGGGAACAAGGCTTTAACAAGGTTTAAAGGACACGAGCTAGCGAGAGACTACATTAAGAGCCTAGTGAGAAGGAAGAGCAGCAAGATCCAGGGGATAGTTGACGTGACAACCAAGGATGGATACAAGCTACGTGTAACTATAATAGCGCTGACAAGTTATAGGTGCAAGACAACCCAGAAGAAGGCTATCAGAAAGATTATGAGGGAGTACATACTCAAGAAGGCGAGCGAGCTGACACTAGACGAATTCCTCCAGGAGATACTAAGCTACAAGATCTCGAGTGAGATAGCTGAGCTAGCGAGAAAAATATACCCGATTAGAAGAGTTGAAGTATATAAGTCGAAGCTGCTAGCAGCGCCGCCAGTATCCGTGGAGCCTAAGCCTGCTGCTACACCACAGCTAGGCTGA